TGTCCTCGCGTGTAGCTCGTGCTAGGGTTGCAgccgcctcgcctcgcctggagCTCGCGCAGCCGCCTCGCCTCGCTTGGAGCTCGCGCTAGGGCCAGGGTCGCCCTCTCGCTGCTGCTGCTCGCCGTCGAGGTCGCGACCTACCTCTGGGGCTGGCACCTCGAGgtggacgtgggcgcggggatccTCGCCGTCGACGGCCtctcgctgctgctgctgctcgccgTCGAGGTCGCCTTGTCAAATTGCTCTGTAGAATATTTTTGCGTATCTACGTAGATGGGGTGACCTCTTTTGGGCTTATTCAGTTGCTACGTGATGTGAGATCGAGCTCATTTAAGTTAATATCGTGTCTGCCATCAAGAGGTTTTCGACTTACTAAATTATCGCGAAAGATCATTTGTGTTATGTTCTTGACCAAAAGGGGTGTTTTAGTGTCAACTTATAATGTGTGTTTATGAATTATTAAGTCATTAGTGATTTTTTTTTTTTGAAGTCATTCCACGAACTTGAGTCGGAGAGAGTGGTACTAGTTGATTCCTCCAACTTAAATTGTAGCAAACTATGACCTTTAATAGATGTAAAAAAATATAGTTAGTAAGGTTAATTAACATTTTGTGATGGTAACCACTAGTCTCTGTTATGCGAGGAAACCTACCACTCAATGCATGAGCAGCAGCCAGATCCATTTTATTTTATTAAAGTAGCGTTTGGTTCCCGAGCCTACGGCTTTTTAGGTTCCGTCCGAAAGATTTTAGTAAATCAAATAATGATTCAGCAGTTAAGTATaactttttttttaatttttagaATCACTGTGTTCTATATGGAATCAATCTACCGCCTACCTACAGGTCGTGAGTTGTGACGATCGACCGCACGCACGCGCGGCGCGACACAGCCCGTGCTCTTCGTGCCTCGCTCATCATGCACGTGCGGGTAGCGCGCGTCCCGGCCCAACGTTTAAAAGACGGGGCGGCCGATGTAGATGGCTAAACGGCACGCGGGGTTCATTCATTCATATGCATGGTGGCATGGCACGCATCAAGCATACGACACGCCACTGACCGACCAAACGAGTCAGGCCGGAGGAGACAGGGACCAGGCAGCCGCAGCCGCCCCGGCACATGGTCACGTACATGGCCTGGACACTGGAGGGGATGGGATGGGTCCGTTGCTGCAATTCAATTATGCGATAACATCATCATCGCATTACCATTGTCTAAAAAAGCCGGCGCTCGTCAGAAAGGAAATGGCGTGACAGCAGCGGGTGACAGGGTAGATCTGGCAGCGCAGCGAGCGACCTCGATCCGCCCGTGCTTCCCATCTACGACAACTGCTTCATCGACCGCGGGCTAGCTTCGATCCAAGCCTGTTGTTGCTTCACCTTCACCAACaactagagatggccaaacgggccgcccggcccggcccggcccgggcccggtgaagcccggccaaaaaccgggccgggcctgctGTGCCATCGTGCTCAAGTTTCTAtccaagcccggcccgcagcgggcctaaacgggccgggccggcccgtttagcacgaaaaaaacgggccgaaaagcgggctaagcgggccggtaagcacgttttagtgtaaaaaaaccaggcttaacgggcttagaggtaaacgggccgtgccgggctagcccgccgtgcctagtttcctgtccaagtccgcccgcttattctaccgtgccgggttcggaccgggcccaaaaagcgggcttcgtgccgggctcacgggcctcgtgctttttggccatctataccaacAACTCAACTGATCTGGCATCATCCACGCCTCGGATTAATCGTGGCATTCTTCATCCATTCTGTCATTCTTCAGCTCACCCGTTTAGCTACAGTACCTTCCACTGTTTACAAGTCGTCCGATTAATCGTTCAAGTCGGTTTAAACCAATCACAATTAGTCGTCCAAGTCGGTCAGCCGCCAGAATGGTAGCTTCTCAATATCCACTCCCGTTCTATATTCCAAATTGCAATTGAAAGGAAAACAACACAAACCATGCTGAGATTAAAACAGCGTCCACCATCCATTAACCTATTCTCTCAGAGCGAAACTACAAAATGACAGTTTTCCCCCAACAGCAAATGGAGTTTACAGACATCTTCCTCCCCCTTCGTTTCACTTTTCCCCCTCACTAGCTTCCCATGTCTCCAAAAACCGAGCACAACCGGGGGGGAGGGGAGATAAGTACGTGGAGGCAGAGAACAACATACCAGAAGGATTTGATGCAGTGGcttcaagagacaccaaagagctgCTGACTACAGGACCCTGCCCACCTGATAATCGCCATGTATCCACATCAAAATAGCATGTGTCAGGTTTTCTGTTATAAACGTGATGTCTCCAGATTTGATGCACAAAAAAGGCCTCTGACCTCCAGGATGGCCGTGCTTATTTTTGATGAATAAGCATGACCCTATTCCCTTCCTACACAGCTTTGCCATGCTGCCATGGCGGGAATTCAGATGCAATCACATGTGGGTGAGAACATTGACCATTTGTTGTATGCAGATACGACATAGGAAGGCTGCATATTTTCTTTTACAAAAGGTGTGTGTGTATTTTCTTTTGGGAGGGGGGTAGCCATTATCAACACAAATAGAACTTAACCACTTGTATCGCCTTTCTCAACGACATCCATAGGTCGTGCCCTTTTACCGTACACAACCTCCATGATGACCTTTCTAAACAAGTACTCGTATATTCATCGTCGACATTACAAACCTGTTTGCTACTTTGATATAATCATAACAATTCGCTGACGACAGACGCAAAAGTGAAAAAGCAACCAGCAGTCCAACACAAAAGCAGCAATGATATGTAATCTTAATAAACTAATTGTAATAATTCATCTTTGTATAGGGTACCTTACTGTTCACTCAAATCATACCCCCATGAACCTATGTTATAAGGAAAGAAAGAAGATCATAATCGGAAGCTAATATCACATGAACATTTAGAACAACAAATAAAAAAGCTCCAAGCCCCAACCAAGTTAACAATATTCTTTTATGGATGTAAAATATGCAAAAATGCCTAAGCATCTACACTAAGGATCAGAGCAAGAATCCTAAAACGAAAGAGAGTCTCATCTTATCACGGGTTAAGTCCCAGGAGTGGAGGACTTGAGCTCCTCAAGCGTTGCCTTCGCCTGATCCTGCAGCAGCTCGATCCTCTTCAAGTAGACCTCCAGCTCCAAAATCCGCTGCCTCCGCCACTTCTCCCCTTCCATGGGCAAGGGCAACCCAAGCGGCGGCTCAGGCAGCTTTGCACCAAATGGGTTTGCTCCGACATTCATCGCTGCATGTATTATCTCCCTAAATAGAGGAGTCAGGCAAGTCTTCTCGGCATCAGAAACTCCTGATTGAGGCGACACGACTGGCAACCTGACAGGCTCTGAGCCATCCATGGTCGGCATTGGGGTCTGGGGCTGTGCTGGGAGGGAGTCATCCGTCTTGACAGGCACTGACACAGACAGTGGCACTGGCTGAGGGGGCTGCAACATGTTTGTGGCAGGGGTGAATTCCGTCGCCCGCCTGCGGCGACGCTGCCGTGCAGAGGACGGGGACCTGACTTCTCCGTTGGGGCTGGTGTTGGCAGGTATCTGtgtcgcggcggcggcggcggcgtcttcatcgtcggagtcagccGAGGGATCGCGGCCGTGTTTGTTTGCGGGGCGCCAGATGTTGCGCGCAATCTCAAAGATGGCCTGCTCGTGCGGGGAGCGGAAGGTGAAGGTGGCGCCGGACTCGCGAAGGCGGGAGACGCAGTTGCGGT
This portion of the Zea mays cultivar B73 chromosome 2, Zm-B73-REFERENCE-NAM-5.0, whole genome shotgun sequence genome encodes:
- the LOC100191897 gene encoding Probable transcription factor At3g04930 yields the protein MPPTGDDPSAAAGISFPDAGGGGDSEDGDFAGSHLLDPTDPGLPNPTTSSATGLPHAIPAAGSGGGPVTSGNGGERRPLFQRLWTEEDEIVILRGFAEFTAARGTAFASHQYDTDPFYEDMRRRLQLDFSKSQLVEKLRRLKRKYRNCVSRLRESGATFTFRSPHEQAIFEIARNIWRPANKHGRDPSADSDDEDAAAAAATQIPANTSPNGEVRSPSSARQRRRRRATEFTPATNMLQPPQPVPLSVSVPVKTDDSLPAQPQTPMPTMDGSEPVRLPVVSPQSGVSDAEKTCLTPLFREIIHAAMNVGANPFGAKLPEPPLGLPLPMEGEKWRRQRILELEVYLKRIELLQDQAKATLEELKSSTPGT